DNA sequence from the Methanococcus maripaludis genome:
TTGTGTCGTATACAATAACAGCCTTATTAATAACGTTGTTTGATGCAAATTCTAGATATTTTTCTTTAATTTTTGAAATATTTTCTTTCCAGATGATGCCATGTGACGGGCATATTAAATCTGTTTCAAGAGTATCGACCGTTTTAACTGCATTTGGAATAAGCGTCCTGTATGGAAGCAGTATGTTTGCAAAGTACTCTTTTGCAGAATCCAGCGCATAATCGATTTCAAAGTCAAACCTTTCACTTGATGCTATGTGCTGGCCGAATGCATCGTTTGAGAAGAGTATTTTATCTTCGGGGCAGTAAGTTACCATGTTGTCAGGCCAGTGAAGCATTGGAGTTTTGACAAACGTTAAATTTCTTTTTCCAATATTTACTGAATCTCCAGAATCAACGATTATATATTCCCAATCTTTTGTATTGTAGTGTAATTCAAGATGTTCTTTTGCTTTCTGGTTTGTTATAATTTTAGCTTTTGAAATTTCCATGATTTTTTCTAAAGAACTGCTGTGGTCCATTTCAACGTGGTTTACCACAATATAGTCTATTTTTTCAGGATCGACGACTTTTTTAATTCTCCCGTAAAATTCATCAAAAAGATATTTTTTTACAGTATCTATTAAAACAATTTTTTCATCTTTAATAAGATACGAATTGTAGCTGGAACCGTCTTTAGTTTCATAGCCGTGAAATTCTCTGATATTCCAGTCGATCGCCCCTACCCAATAGACGCCTTCTTTTAAAGTAAATGCCATAAAATACACCTAAAAAAAGTTAAATAAAAGTAATAGATTAAAATTCGATGACTTTGTAGTCGCTATCGAGATATTTCTTAAGACTGATATGCCCATGAAGGTCATTTTCAATTTTTATTTTTCCTTTAATACTATCTAAAACACCAAACATATTAGAACATGCTTCACAAGCTATAAAATTATCTTTCAGGGCTTCAACATGACTTTTTAAAGGATGGTCTTCTTTTAATAGTTCATTGAACCATTTTACGGCCTCTCCTTCAAAAACTATTTTTACATCGTCCCCTTTTTCTTTCATCTCTTTTGCAAAGAGAAGTGCGTGAAATATTACTGGAACGTATGGTTTTCCACCTTTATCGTAAGTAAATATCAAAAAACAAGTTTTCATTATTATCCCCCTAAAAAAATTAAATAATGAATGAATTATAGTCTGCTTTCTTCCTGCCTTCTTCCAGCAATTTTTGGATCGTAGCCTTCAAATCCACATTCTGGAGTATAACAGCTTACATCGTAAAATGTACAGATTTCTCCGCAGTTTGGA
Encoded proteins:
- a CDS encoding FprA family A-type flavoprotein is translated as MAFTLKEGVYWVGAIDWNIREFHGYETKDGSSYNSYLIKDEKIVLIDTVKKYLFDEFYGRIKKVVDPEKIDYIVVNHVEMDHSSSLEKIMEISKAKIITNQKAKEHLELHYNTKDWEYIIVDSGDSVNIGKRNLTFVKTPMLHWPDNMVTYCPEDKILFSNDAFGQHIASSERFDFEIDYALDSAKEYFANILLPYRTLIPNAVKTVDTLETDLICPSHGIIWKENISKIKEKYLEFASNNVINKAVIVYDTMYSSTEKIGLAIAEGLIESGVEVKVFKISKTPVSKIIAEILDAKYVLVGSPTLNINLYPEVARFLKYMEGLKPNKKIAAAFGSYGWAESATKHIKNTFDILSFDTVDDECLTCRFVPNEKHLKKCQEFGKKLAEM
- a CDS encoding DsrE family protein, which gives rise to MKTCFLIFTYDKGGKPYVPVIFHALLFAKEMKEKGDDVKIVFEGEAVKWFNELLKEDHPLKSHVEALKDNFIACEACSNMFGVLDSIKGKIKIENDLHGHISLKKYLDSDYKVIEF
- a CDS encoding rubredoxin-like domain-containing protein codes for the protein MVWWKCSNCGYIFEGEAGKVPEKCPNCGEICTFYDVSCYTPECGFEGYDPKIAGRRQEESRL